A segment of the Coffea arabica cultivar ET-39 chromosome 8c, Coffea Arabica ET-39 HiFi, whole genome shotgun sequence genome:
GGACAGCGGATGGGCAGAAGCCAAGGATGTGTTATTACATTAGAAGAAATCAAGTAGTAACATTTATCAGGCAATAGCTTCGCTCTTCTTAGACCAGAGCATTACAAGTGAGAAACCCATTAAAGACATTATTACGACCTGCATATACAGATAAGATGCTCATGTTAAGTAATCCGATACatagaaaagtaaaaaagaagTCCATCAAGCAAAAGAAATAGTATCATTATCTAACTCATTGTATCTTACACCATACATTGACCgtataatctttttttttttttcttttctcctgtTGCAGAATTGGTCGTATTCACACCATCAAGTGAACACAAAGTAATTGACTCATGAAAGATGCACAGAGCTAAAAAGACAAATCAAAATAACATAGAGTTAAAAAGACATCATGCACAGCAGTGAAATGTCAATTTTATCCAAATTCATGGTTGCCATTAAGATTTGTCCAACTCAACAACATTAATAGGCAAGATAGTGAAACTTGACAACCAACCAGAGCTAAATGATAATGCTAGGAATATCATTATCCATGTAAAGGAGCTCAAATTCTCCAGATTAGAAAATAACGATCTCTAATTGCTCAAGAATAAGTTTGTGTAATCCAAATGACTTACAGATATAGCTGGAGGAACACCAACAAGAGGGTCTTGAAAGAACCTATTTGCAAGTGCAAGAGCCAGAAGACTACTTTGCATGCCTACAAAAGAGGATAAGGAGTAACTCAACATGgacaacaaaattttaaaaatgcaaaagtgcacAAGATTTAAACAATCCAAAACCTGTTTCATAGGATAGGGTTCTTTGCAAAGCTTTTACATCAGGTGTGTTGTGGAATAAAAGGCCAGTGAGGGTATAACCAGAAACAAATGCCGCCAAATGGAATGCAATCACAAGAAAAAGCACTGACAATCCTGATGGCGACAAAACAGATCTTATGTTGATCGCCAATGGAGCTCCAACACAGAGGGCAGTCACGAATACTGATAGAGGCGGCAAAAATGGACGAATAGCATTTGAAATCCGGGGAAAGATTCTGCACATGCAAATCAATTCAGGTAATAAAAGAACTGGCATCCTTAGTGAGAAAAGGTAAAGTATCTTGACTTGTCTCACTACCTATTCAGAAGCAATCCAGCAGCAATGGGAGCAACTACAATCTGCAGAATGTTGGAAACCATTCCTTTTACATCAACTGGCAACCTTTTTCCAATGAGTAACAATGACAACAATGGGGTGACAAAGACTGCAGTAGCAGTAGATAATGATGTCATCACAATGCTTAGAGGAGCCATTGCTGGATCTGTCAGGAAAGTTGCATAATTCGAAAGCTGTGCCCCACTAACGCAAGAAGTCAGCATAATCCCCGCAGCTGACAGATACATACACTTTAGTTAGTTTGTCAAACCAACTTTCTAGGTATGAAGAATAGAAACTTACCTAAAGGAGTAGGAAGACCAAATATAGTCATAGAAATCGTGCCAAAGAGATACCCCAAAAGGGGCTTTACAACAAATTGGCCGACGTACCCAGCAAAAATGGCTGCTGGTCTGTTGAATGCTTCGATAAAATCTTTTTCACTAGAATTTAGACCAACTGCAAACATCAGAAAACCTAGTGCTGGGGCATAGTACCTAAATCATCAAGAAACAGATATTAGGTATACGATAGATACTATGTATGTCTCTTTTCTCTTCAGCAGAAATGAAAACACTGATGACCATTATTTCATTCTTCAAGAACAGCATCACATTACATTCCTGACGCAGAAACTTTTGTAATAGCTAGTTGCCAAAGCAATCAACATGAAACAGGTCAGGTTTTCCTTTTAGATAGGAATGACGAAAGTAAAATATCATCAATTTTGTTGGAGGAACAACCAATACTATTTGGTCAAATCAGAGATGCACTGGGGGAAGGCAGATGCCAAATTTCTTAGATAACTCGCTGTATGGTGGACATTCAATATGCTCAAACAAAGCAGTAAGGCTACTCAGTTAAGACAACATCCAGAGTTCTTAAGTTAGCATATTTTGCACTTGGATGCAATGGATTTAGAAATGACATACATACTTTTATAAGATTATGGTCTTCATTTTGCAGGAGATCTTGAACTTGAATTTTATGGAAAGTTTAAACTTCCTTggaattttctttgtttttactTAACTTGCTTGGAAATTTATTGGGAAGATCCAAATCTTCCCCTAGTAAAAGATTCATTTCCCGACTTCAAAATACAGCTATAATCAACAAGCATTCTTGTGAGGAAACAGAGAGCTACAATGCATCAGATGGCCAACTAAATCATATGAAGAATAGTACACCAACCTGTTTGTGAACCATGTAAAAGAAGGTGGATAAACAAGAGCCAGAACAGTACTAGCAATGACCACATGAGGCAGAACGGAGTTGGCCCCCTGTAATATTGTCAAGAAGGACGCCTTCTTTGGCTTAAGAATCTGAAATTCAAGCAGGAAATTTAATGCTACTTGTATGCCTGGACTAATTAATATTCTGAAAGGGCGAGATTTCATTATTGAGCAAAAATACATTCAGTCCcaatcatagtacaattcatGCATTTGTAACTTCAAACAAGAGCAAAAGTATTGCCATATTCCTTCAACTTTAActaaaaaatataaagaaaggagaaagaacACTTCAAAAGTACCTCAGCCGCTTCTTTTGAGTAATTAGAAGATTCATCAGGCTCCAGTGAACCCGATAACTTCTCACCAGCACTTCTGAGCGGCGCAAACCATCTCGAATTCCCACCTATTATTGCCGACCTTAAAATCATAAATATTGTACACAGAAAACTCAAAAAGCATAGTAAAAAAAGATAGAGTCTTTAGCACAAAACTCACATGCTGAGACGGGATGAAAATTAAGTGAAAACCCCCGAAGTCTCCCTCCTGAAAACGAGTATACAAATGATTCCACTTTTCAACATGCGAACAAGATGAGATTTTGACATATCTCTACCCAATCTTATTTCTACATATTTAGCAAAAGAAGCAAGAAACAGAGGCAGACCTGACAAATGGTGGGGAAATTTGTGAGTTTCTGGAAAAATACGTAGTGGGATTTTGTGTTTTCCGAGGAAAGACGGGGAAGGGGATGATTGAAGGAGGATCTGAGACTGCTGGAAGTGCTGATGCTGCTGAGGAAGGAGTTGACCACTTGAACTCATCTTTTTCCCACTACAATGCTCCTCCTATGTTTCTGGAGCTCCCTCTCCAGTCTCCAGCACAGCAGTACAGTATTTTGAGCTTGGAAATGCCCAATGGAATCGAATGAATTGGCAAGGAATGGATCGAATTTCGCAGGGATTAAGGAGACAGGGTGGGAGGTTCGTCAATCTGCAGTCCTACTGGGAGAGTGCACAGAGATTCTCCCCTGCGCAGATTGACGCATTCTTGGCGAGGCCCAATCTGTTTCAGAACCAGCCCGAACAGTGACCCGTTGAGGTTCAGTTGATGGTGCCCAATCTTTTTCAGAACTAGCCCCGCGAGCGACCCATTTAGGTGTCGACACCCGGGTCAATTGTCcttcttctccattttttcttgttttggttaATGAATGTAAAATAGTGTATTGTCAtgcatttgtgaattttgtatTTATGATATGATACATTTGTATGAATGAGAAAAGAGTGCCACAAACATTAGTGTCACCTCACATGAAAGTACAATGCCATCTTTCTAAGTTTGATTatccaaatcttttttttttcaaaggacctttccaaaaaaaaaaaaaaagagaaaaaaaaagttacaaatTTTTGTAAGTCACACGAAAAGAGAGAATTATTATAAAAGAAAATTGGTAAAACAAGTTCAATTCTCCACCTAGTCTGATTGAGTTTTGAAACAAACCTAACAAATAATTGCTACTTCATAAACCGAGtgaaacttgaaaaaaaatataaaaataaaaaaaaggacaagGGTTGAATACTAATTAATTTAAAATGTATGACAATAATATTACACTTTCGCCACAGTTATTGTGAATGAATATGTGCTTAATCTCTATTTGAAAATATATGTGTACTAATtaattatatttgaaaaatagATCTCTCCATTTTTGTCAGAATCAAAATTTTAATGCTATAGCAATAAAATGACTCCTCTACTCAATCTTTCAAGCCTTGGACTAAAAATTGTCTGTGAATGGAAATGGCCAACCAACAAAATCGGTTTTAACGAAGGAAATTGGGCTGTGTAACACTGGTTGCTCGAACTCAGGAGTGGTGAAAAGAACTTCGCGTCAACAAATGATTAATGCATTTCAGCAGCAAAGTCAGTTAGGCAAATGGTGTGGATGTCTCAACAAGTCCACAAAACCAAGCACAAGAAGTCCCCATTCACAAGTAGTTTCTCAAACTCGAATTGATGGAGTGGAAAAGGCATTTGCATGAATGAAATCtcaacaaaataaagaaattgaAAGACCACATTTTAGAGATGTTTTTGAAGAGACTAAATGGCAAAGTTAGTTATATCCCACTTTGACAACTGGATGATAATAGTGAAGAAGATGGTGACAGAGATCAAGGCATTATTATTGATGAAAAGCAGTTCATCCCAATCATTGCAAAGAAGACCAAGAAATGAAAGAGTATTAACAAACcatcaaaataatgcaaaaaCGAAATAAGATTTTAAGTAAAAAGGCTCAAACACCTTCACGGTACCCTAAGTGTGGAGCATGTTAATTTCATTTAAAAGTTTGtgaaatttccaattttgcaGATGATTGATTACACAGTCTAAGAATCTTTTTGAAAGGGAGTAAATACTCTCCATTTAGTCGTTGTTTTCTCTTGAACTTGGGTGTATATTTCGGACAAGGGGCTCTACCGGTTGTGTGCATTTTTTATTATGCGTAATTTTGATTGCACACGATGTAACTTTCTTTACACACGACGTAACtttagaacaaatttttgtACGTTCCACACACGGCGTGAAAATCGTGTTACAAGATGTGATTTGAGTCgcacaaaattttttaatcaaatcatGGCCGTCAACTGACAACCGTTCCTGCCCCATTGCAGTATATTTCAtatgtatttcttttttttttgttgtaataTAATAAGGGGTTGGCGACCCCATCATCTGTTTAGGAGGttattttgccaaaaaaaaaaaaaaaaaagatttcctGCCCCCGATTTCAAACAAATGCAATTTCTATGACCCCGAATTTAAAAGAATGAAAAGTAgtagaaagcaagaaaaagaagaaagacgCACACGTCAAGCCTGACCGGATGCAACAAAAATTAAGGGAaataatgcaaatgaaaatACTGCTGTTACGATAATTTAAAAAGTGAGGATCCTAAAGAAAGAATAGAATCAATGAGAAAGTAACAAAAGAAGGGGGGAAAAAGCAATGAATGAAAAACAAAACATTAAGGTTCTAACTTGTCGTTTGCTCCCTGATCTTTGCGCAATGATTTTGACTTTGTCCGTTGGCACAGGACTATTCCACCTCAGATTATTTGTTCTACCTCGTTGACAGTTTATAAGCAATCATACACCGACTGCATAGCTACTAAAATATTTGTTTTCGTGAATGATTtcagcacctttttttttttttttttttgggtgtgcGTGTTAATAGTCAACTACTCCCACTCTGATTTGTAGTGGAGGAGAAATGAACAGGGTCAAAGAGAACTAAAAAGAGCATGGTTAACGCCTCTAAATCAAAGAAATGCACTGCTATGGAAAGGACTCGGCGTGGCTAGAATTCCAAGCGTTTCGGTCCGGTTGTtgtattttttatattatttgatGTATCATTGTATTGCATTGTTGTATTTATAGTAAAAGTGAtgtataaaaatcaaatatttgatatatattcaGTATAACATTTTCATGTATTTATATGCCAAAAATTTGAACACATAGAACAACCGGACAAAATCGCACAAAACACAACTATATTGAGTTCTTGTCTGATTACTGCACACTCTTCGATTTTTTGGTGTAAGTGTAGAGGTTTGAAATTTGAACTTCTAACTTCTATCTATGCTTGCACCTTATCTTTAATTGGCGTTCAACTTACCTAAGGAGAGTTGAATGATTTCAATGCCAATTGGAAAGCCAAAGTTTTAGGCtctgtttgataattcaattcaatatttaaaattaattgattcaaatattaacatattcaaatcgtttgataataaaaaattgaacatttgaattaattgagtGGCACTGAATTTACTAGGCAAAACTCGCTTTCAAAATTAAGTAACTTATCACTAAATATGATATGCACTCAagtgtattagatttaatatttaacaatttaataatttaatagattcacaCTTCAGATTtaagatttcaaatttcaattttatcaaatgcacacTTAGGGtttgtttgataacaaaaaaaagtgctgaaactaaacattttcagacattcagatgttttgagtgtttgataaatgaaaatccatcTGCTGAACTTGTGTATATTTTTTCGGCACAAGAATCCTaattgaatgcttaattctgctaagaaacaataaaattagttcaactaccttatcttatctaccaaatctattcttatttgttaattatattcaaaattaTTATCTAATTAAATAATATCATATTTTCTATCTAACgattttctatttctcttttctccatttttaataattttcacatcttctccatacttctcatataatatatttcatcttttatattaatttgaatttaaaaataaatattgtcattttcatacctaacaattttaagctaattaaatcatagattctatttctttttttgaatgaaaatatataagggcaaaattatcaaattaaacttattaatcattcagttataaatatttatcaaacagtataaattagttcagcattaaaattcagacattcatatatttattttcagtacttaaaattcagcaaattaattgtttcagtattcatatttcagaattcagatctaattttatcaaacgcaacCTTTGTCTAATGATCCTCTGACTTCACTGTCTAATTTTTTACTCGTGTGAGTGATAAACATCACATCCAAATTCGACTGGAAGTTTTATATTTCGTACTGTGCCCTACACGTGTATGGTTTAATCTTGTCTATACATAGTTGGTTGGTTATGTTCATCATGATATGGATTGTAGTATAGCACATTGTTTAGAAATTTGAGGATTGAGAGTGTAAAAATTGAAATGCGTGATAGTATAATTTTAAGCTTTGTCATGGAATTAAACCTCTGCAATAGGGCCGATATTACACCATTAAATGCAATTGAAACGGATTAATCTAGAAAAACTTAGGTCCTACTTGGATTGCTATTTatagaaatttttataaaaaaattgtattgttataatttgatgtatgtgaagtAAAACGATGATTGAGAGATATGTTTACGAAAACGTAAAAAATTTTCACAgaaatttacaatccaaaaacTATTCTCTCACCACATGAGATTTTGAGTGCAATCACCAAAAAATTGAAACGAGTTTGTAGTGCATATGGTTtagataactttcaagtaatctTACGCAATTGATTATGTATGTTTTATTATGGAAATTAAAAGAGTATTATATTTCtattataaattttttgaataaaaataacaatttcaTTATATGTGCGCTAGAAAATACATCAAGTACATCAATAAATCTATTATAAAGTTGGACAATTGTAGTGAATTATAATAACTTTAAACCCTAAGGAGCAATTGAAGTGCTAGTGTAGAGTGATGTTTTGTTTTGTTGGCAAGGCTTCACGTAGACACACACTAACATACACGCACCAAACAATAATAATTTCAAGTgtcaaagcaaaaaaaaactGTAAATAAATACTTCCACGAAATTCCAAGCGTGGCGGTGAAGTCACGACGGCAATATCTGGGGCCACTCTAGCCTCAGCTTTTCGTTGAAAAATGTCCCACCACAATTCCAAGTCCCTCTTTTCCGCCACGTGTTCTCTAAGCTGGCTCCCCAGGGTGATGTCACAATCATTCGACGGTGCCGTTTTTTCATCTTTGATTCTGTAATCTTTCCgttgaatttggaaattcttTTCTCTTTCGTGCTGTTGCCACTGAATTAACGGAAAAatgtagggataatttcagaaacctcccctgggGTTTCTGACTATTTCACTTAGTTCCCTCAAGGtttaaattacacttacctcccttaatttgatattttggttaacaaattttaaaataaggtcaaaattttaatgaataTACTAAAATGCCCTTATCTTATaaagtttaattcatttttctaaacaattataaagtaatttgacacaattatttaaaaaaagagTCTCCAGTTTTACATGCtaatatttgttatttaataATCAATTATAACAATAAATCTTTTGCTATGATAGGTTATTTTTGTATAGTGTTTTATTGGAAATATAGATTCTTTATAAGGTAGAGTAGAAAGTGTTAGCTTGTGTTTTTTAggtttatggattatttttttttaataaaagttgaTGGACTAGTTTAGTGATAGAACTACCATAGTTTGTAGtgattttgggtcatttttttttaattattattgatttattcttgattttgatacaaaaaaaaaaaaagagttacaaAAAAATTGGATGATATTAGAAGTCATAAAAAAATTCCTAGTTTAATGTTTGATCTAGATAGATATTAGCGACGGCATTGATAGTTCTTCTATACTTCTAATGAAATATAAGATAAAttaataagaaggaaaaagaaaaaaattataagaTCCATCTTTTATATAAACATGACAACAAGtgagttttattaaaatattaaggttagtattgtcattttaaatcaATAAGAGATGTaggtataatttttcaaatcttaaAAGAGCCATatgaaattattaaaaattttaggggaggtttctgaaattatcccaaaaatatATTAGCTATCGGCCGCTACTCAAAATACAGAAGGCGAAATTTGCATGGCCgatttgacaaattttcccAATCAACAACGGTGTTCAGATTCAGGCACGGTAGAATATGAACTATTCAATCAATCCAACTCAATCTATCTGAGTCACGTAACGAAAACAATTCCATAAAGGGCCTGTCTGACATTGGACATCCGTTAAGATTTACttcaattattaaattttttaaaaggtATGACTAATTTGGAAGAAAGTATAAATACAGAAgagaataataattattaatgtgTATATATTCATGAAAGATCGAATAGAATTTAAATGTGTCAATGAGTGTCGTTGGATGCGAATTAAAAAAAACTCTTGAATGAATGAATTAATTTCAAAAGCCAAGTTTATTGTCCTCGAGCACTTTATTTGAACCATTTCCTTCGTAGTAGAAGTTCTATGacttattcgagcatgttattcagattttcatttatttgaatGTGCAATGAATCAAGTATtattcaaatttattttcttcaacttataatttacccGTTTTTCAACACTAGTTTTCGTTTGATAATATGCACTGTTTTCAACACTAGTTTGAATATGCATTGAATCAAGTATtactaaaaattattttttaacttataatttatgtGTTTTTTAACACTAGTTTTCgtttgataataataaatttttataaatatGTGTAAGTTTTCTCTTCCTATTCCTATCAACAAAACGTGAAACTtatcaaaaaaatcaattaaaaaataacaaCAACAACTTCTAAGTAATCACAACGTTCttaagatttaaaatttttttttctaattgtcACAACCTCGAATCATCCTTTTAAATGTAGAATTCTTTTAGGATAAAATACAGTAAACTCCCTTGTAGTTTTGCTGAAAGACAATTAGACAtcttatggtttcaaaatattcacATAAATTCTTTGTGGTTCAGACCAAAGTGGAATAGTATTTTTGTTGGGATACCTTATTTTTTCAACTaatattttgtttgcatcatatATACGTTTTTCAATCCATCTTTTTATAAtgtcaatcatttttttatctcacatatattacaTTACAAAAAGTGTTACTATTTTTTGACCTATTGTGATATCGATACCCATCGTTTGttactttttcttccttttaaaaaaaaaaaaaaattttctggtcACAGGGAGGAAGGGGAGAGAAGGGGAGGGGAGGAAAAAGGGAAGAGGAGCGAGGGAGAATTTTGGAAAGGGAGGGTGGGAAGGAAAAGGAAGGAGTAGTAACCGATAATAGTGGTAAGTGACGGTGGTGGTGATATGTGAAGAAACAAAGATggataatttaacaaaattttaaaattgtctCAAAAGTTCTAAAATTTGCAAAAATTTgagcacaaaaaaaaaggaaaaataaaaaataataataatatacatcaCTTGCACCTTCCACGTCAGcttaaagtacaagagagttACGTGGACATTTCGAAATGATAAGGTCCCCAATTGTCCGGTGAAACCACGACAGAGTTTATTGTAATTTTACCCCATATTATTTACTGTATATATCTTTCCGTGGGCTGTGATTTTCGTATTCTTGTTGTTCACTCAGCTAATAGGTAGTAGGCGGTTTGAGTCCAGGTACAATGGCAACAATGTCCTTGAACAAACTGATTGACCACTATCAAGCTGAACTTTACTTTCTCCCTCTGTCAAACTGATTGCCTCCCTTCATCCGCCAGTCATCTTCTCCAACCGCCCCATCCCCCAGCCCACAAAACCACCCACTGAAACACACATAACTTGCACACAATTGCATTCTTTCTATAACCCTTCACGCGTTTTAATTTCTCACCCCTCCTCCCCCTCTATTAATTATAAACAGTTACAaccattcaaaaaaaaaaaagaattggttAAATCTTTGCAAGAATATCCAAAAGAAACTGACTTTCTCTAACAAAATTAAAAACCCAGAAGTAG
Coding sequences within it:
- the LOC113705402 gene encoding probable sodium/metabolite cotransporter BASS5, chloroplastic codes for the protein MSSSGQLLPQQHQHFQQSQILLQSSPSPSFLGKHKIPLRIFPETHKFPHHLSGGRLRGFSLNFHPVSACGNSRWFAPLRSAGEKLSGSLEPDESSNYSKEAAEILKPKKASFLTILQGANSVLPHVVIASTVLALVYPPSFTWFTNRYYAPALGFLMFAVGLNSSEKDFIEAFNRPAAIFAGYVGQFVVKPLLGYLFGTISMTIFGLPTPLAAGIMLTSCVSGAQLSNYATFLTDPAMAPLSIVMTSLSTATAVFVTPLLSLLLIGKRLPVDVKGMVSNILQIVVAPIAAGLLLNRIFPRISNAIRPFLPPLSVFVTALCVGAPLAINIRSVLSPSGLSVLFLVIAFHLAAFVSGYTLTGLLFHNTPDVKALQRTLSYETGMQSSLLALALANRFFQDPLVGVPPAISVVIMSLMGFSLVMLWSKKSEAIA